A genomic segment from Flavobacterium litorale encodes:
- a CDS encoding outer membrane protein assembly factor BamD, with protein MARYLYIILLAVVLSSCNQYQKALKSDDIKVKYEVAELMYNNGKYAKAIRLFEQIAPSYRGKPQAEKLFYMYASSLYNVKTYYTAGYQFEYFSANYPRSEKLEEAAFMGAKSYYQLSPRYSLDQVDTYKALDKLQQFIDRFPNSQFMPEANQLVKELNEKLEKKAFEIAKQYNYTAEYFGDFKAAIVALDNFILDHPGTVYKEDALYHKLDASYRLAINSVQAKKRARLQAAKLNYEALIKFKADTKYKDRADDMINNVNKELELLSK; from the coding sequence ATGGCTCGATACCTATATATAATACTTCTTGCAGTAGTACTATCCTCTTGTAACCAATACCAAAAAGCCTTAAAATCCGATGATATTAAGGTAAAGTATGAGGTGGCAGAGTTAATGTACAATAACGGAAAATACGCTAAAGCTATTCGTTTGTTTGAGCAAATAGCACCTTCTTACAGAGGGAAACCACAAGCAGAAAAGCTGTTTTATATGTACGCATCGTCGTTATACAATGTAAAAACATATTATACAGCAGGTTACCAGTTTGAGTATTTTTCGGCAAACTACCCACGAAGCGAAAAGCTGGAAGAAGCTGCTTTTATGGGAGCAAAAAGTTACTATCAACTATCACCAAGATATTCACTAGACCAAGTGGATACCTACAAGGCATTAGATAAGTTACAACAGTTTATTGATAGGTTCCCGAACTCGCAGTTTATGCCAGAAGCAAACCAATTGGTAAAGGAACTCAACGAAAAGCTAGAGAAAAAAGCATTTGAGATAGCCAAGCAATACAATTATACTGCGGAGTATTTTGGCGATTTTAAAGCCGCTATTGTAGCTCTTGATAATTTTATATTAGATCATCCTGGTACGGTATATAAAGAAGATGCGCTTTACCATAAGCTCGATGCATCGTACAGGTTAGCCATAAATAGTGTACAAGCTAAAAAGCGTGCACGATTGCAAGCTGCAAAGCTAAATTACGAAGCATTAATAAAGTTTAAAGCCGATACGAAATACAAAGATCGTGCTGATGATATGATTAACAACGTGAATAAAGAATTAGAACTACTTTCAAAATAA
- the dapA gene encoding 4-hydroxy-tetrahydrodipicolinate synthase, translated as MQAITGTGVALITPFKNDFSVDVDALKRIVNFQIDNGIDYLVVLGTTAESATLSVQEKELVVKTIIEANAGRLPLVLGVGGNNTNDVVNALKTTNLDAFTAVLSVSPYYNKPTQEGIYQHFKAVAEASPLPIILYNVPGRTASNMLPKTVVRLANDFKNIVAIKEAAGDIVQAMNLIQHTPDDFLVISGDDMITLPMVLAGGAGVISVIGEGFPKQFSDMVRLGLNKNVTDAYKIHYQLAEAIDMIFEEGNPAGIKSVFKSLGLCEDVVRLPLVQVSNGLAKRLASFVQQTQS; from the coding sequence ATGCAGGCAATTACGGGTACAGGCGTTGCTTTAATAACTCCATTTAAAAACGATTTTTCGGTTGATGTTGATGCACTAAAACGCATCGTTAATTTCCAGATAGACAATGGTATCGACTATCTTGTAGTTTTAGGTACCACAGCCGAATCTGCCACGTTAAGTGTACAAGAAAAAGAATTGGTTGTAAAAACAATTATTGAAGCCAATGCAGGCAGGTTGCCTTTAGTGCTTGGTGTAGGCGGTAATAATACTAACGACGTTGTTAATGCGCTAAAAACAACCAACCTTGATGCTTTTACCGCTGTACTCTCAGTTTCGCCCTATTATAACAAACCCACACAAGAGGGGATTTATCAGCACTTTAAAGCTGTAGCTGAGGCTTCTCCACTACCCATTATACTTTATAATGTACCTGGAAGAACGGCAAGCAATATGTTGCCTAAAACAGTAGTACGTTTAGCAAACGATTTTAAGAATATTGTAGCCATTAAAGAAGCAGCAGGCGATATTGTACAGGCTATGAATTTAATACAGCATACTCCTGACGATTTTTTGGTAATATCGGGTGACGATATGATAACATTACCTATGGTACTTGCTGGCGGTGCAGGCGTAATATCGGTAATAGGAGAGGGCTTCCCGAAACAGTTTTCGGATATGGTACGTTTGGGGTTAAATAAAAACGTAACAGATGCATATAAAATACATTACCAACTTGCCGAAGCTATTGATATGATTTTTGAAGAAGGCAATCCTGCAGGAATAAAATCGGTATTTAAATCGCTTGGTTTGTGTGAGGATGTTGTTAGGCTACCTTTAGTACAAGTTAGCAATGGTTTAGCAAAACGTTTAGCCAGTTTTGTGCAGCAAACACAATCGTAA
- a CDS encoding DUF6913 domain-containing protein, with the protein MKFIKNFGLKKTIKKSLAKYQPIAMPDTVVTVGVLTDEQHYGNTSTIVKAIVKQGIAEKNIEVLSYRENISSKEVVKDCYSLADINANGRFKTEAVNAFVYRRFDMLISYYDTEDLPLVLATLKSKAKFKVGFSAVDTRLNDFTINTPTKKYELFVSELFKYIKILNRK; encoded by the coding sequence TTGAAGTTTATTAAAAACTTTGGCTTAAAAAAAACCATTAAGAAATCTTTAGCCAAGTATCAACCCATTGCTATGCCTGATACTGTAGTGACTGTAGGTGTACTTACCGATGAGCAGCATTATGGTAATACAAGTACTATTGTAAAAGCAATTGTTAAGCAAGGTATTGCCGAGAAAAATATAGAAGTACTAAGTTATAGAGAAAATATAAGTAGCAAAGAAGTGGTTAAAGACTGTTATTCGCTTGCCGATATAAATGCCAATGGGCGTTTTAAAACAGAGGCTGTAAATGCGTTTGTATACCGTCGTTTTGATATGCTAATTAGTTATTACGATACCGAAGATTTACCATTGGTTTTAGCCACATTAAAATCGAAAGCTAAGTTTAAAGTTGGTTTTTCGGCTGTAGATACACGGCTTAACGATTTTACGATAAATACTCCTACCAAAAAATACGAGCTTTTTGTGAGCGAACTCTTTAAATATATAAAAATCTTAAACAGAAAATAA